Proteins co-encoded in one Leucobacter exalbidus genomic window:
- a CDS encoding ABC transporter permease encodes MAIRILINLARFAVTFLVATIVVFLFMRLIPGDPAQIALGVNATPELLEQTREEFGTNRPLFVQYFEWVGGIFRGDFGTSYVTRTDISPLVTDRLQVSLILVLSAMVVALLIAIPLGTWAAVKHRNFSGVVIGVGSQLGVAIPGFLAGILLVMVFAVGLGWLPANGWTAPSENFGDFIRRLILPVVALASVQGAILTRYVRSAVLEVMSEDYLRTARAKGLSKSGALVKHGLRNAAIPVITVTGVQIAALIIGAVVIERVFVIPGLGSMLLDAVGNRDLLTVQSVVIVLVAITLILNLIVDLLYTIVDPRLRRSA; translated from the coding sequence ATGGCCATACGGATTCTGATCAACCTCGCGAGATTCGCGGTGACGTTTCTCGTCGCGACCATCGTCGTGTTCCTCTTTATGCGACTCATCCCCGGTGATCCCGCGCAGATTGCCCTGGGCGTCAATGCGACCCCCGAGCTGCTCGAGCAGACCCGCGAGGAGTTCGGCACCAACCGCCCCCTCTTCGTGCAGTACTTCGAGTGGGTTGGCGGCATCTTCCGCGGCGACTTCGGCACCTCATACGTCACCCGCACAGACATCAGCCCGCTGGTCACTGACCGGTTGCAGGTCAGCCTTATCTTGGTGCTCTCGGCAATGGTCGTCGCCCTGCTCATCGCGATTCCCCTCGGCACCTGGGCCGCGGTCAAGCACCGCAACTTCTCGGGCGTCGTCATTGGCGTCGGCTCGCAGCTGGGCGTCGCGATCCCCGGCTTCCTCGCCGGTATTTTGCTCGTGATGGTGTTCGCAGTGGGGCTGGGCTGGTTGCCCGCCAACGGCTGGACCGCCCCGTCTGAAAACTTCGGCGACTTCATACGCCGCCTCATTCTTCCCGTCGTCGCCCTCGCCTCGGTGCAGGGCGCGATTCTCACCCGCTACGTACGCTCGGCCGTACTCGAGGTGATGAGCGAGGATTACCTGCGCACCGCCCGTGCCAAGGGGCTTTCGAAGTCGGGAGCCCTCGTGAAGCACGGCCTGCGCAACGCCGCCATTCCCGTCATCACCGTCACCGGTGTGCAGATCGCGGCGCTGATCATTGGCGCCGTTGTGATCGAGCGCGTGTTCGTGATCCCCGGCCTCGGCTCCATGCTGCTCGACGCCGTCGGCAACCGCGACCTGCTCACCGTTCAATCAGTGGTCATCGTGCTCGTCGCGATCACCCTGATCCTCAACCTCATCGTCGATCTGCTCTACACGATCGTCGACCCGCGTCTGCGAAGGAGCGCCTAG
- a CDS encoding FadR/GntR family transcriptional regulator, giving the protein MTTRIGAAVSRPQTAHNLQLLCVHSSDALPRRDRNETQVTTPHSFELAVPVHTYERIVDQIEQAIVSGEISVGSQLASERDLMVQFGVSRPTVREALRILQSMGLLESRPGTRGGPVVLAPSSKTLSRSFRAMIGTDALDIADLIEYRVVLEGTASTLAALRHDADDLTRMRAAIERMERDAAQNAESFADADLEFHEAIWAASGNEVLRMTGQAVSGVLRGIMQQDAEGEHHDNRVKLASAQIDRGLFEAIAGRDAEEASRVARRAVADRFSPLLGDDEARQALAALAK; this is encoded by the coding sequence ATGACCACGCGCATCGGGGCCGCGGTCAGCCGCCCTCAGACCGCCCACAATCTGCAGTTGCTGTGTGTGCACAGCAGCGATGCGCTGCCACGCCGCGACAGAAACGAGACCCAGGTGACGACGCCACACAGCTTTGAACTCGCGGTGCCCGTGCACACCTACGAACGCATCGTCGACCAAATCGAGCAAGCCATCGTCTCGGGCGAAATCTCGGTCGGGTCGCAGCTCGCGAGCGAACGCGACCTGATGGTGCAGTTTGGGGTGAGTCGCCCGACCGTGCGCGAAGCGCTGCGCATTCTGCAGAGCATGGGGCTGCTCGAATCGCGCCCCGGCACCCGCGGCGGCCCCGTCGTGCTCGCGCCCTCGTCGAAGACGCTGTCGCGCTCATTTCGCGCCATGATCGGCACCGACGCCCTCGATATCGCCGACCTGATCGAGTACCGCGTGGTGCTCGAGGGCACCGCGAGCACGCTGGCGGCGCTGCGGCATGATGCCGATGACCTCACACGCATGCGCGCGGCGATCGAGCGGATGGAGCGCGACGCGGCGCAGAATGCCGAGAGCTTCGCCGACGCCGACCTCGAATTTCACGAGGCGATCTGGGCGGCCAGCGGCAACGAGGTGCTGCGCATGACCGGCCAGGCCGTATCGGGCGTGCTGCGCGGCATCATGCAGCAAGACGCCGAGGGCGAGCACCACGACAACCGCGTGAAGCTCGCCTCGGCGCAGATTGACCGCGGCCTGTTCGAAGCGATCGCGGGCCGCGATGCGGAGGAAGCGAGCCGCGTCGCGCGTCGCGCCGTCGCCGACCGCTTTTCCCCGCTGCTCGGCGATGACGAGGCCCGCCAAGCGCTGGCGGCGCTGGCGAAGTAG
- a CDS encoding ABC transporter permease, with translation MSTRQVPIPPVQAPRTTAISAPGGATTSGPVETQSPARRKLSATLIIGIILVALVAVAAIVSFVWTPYDPVQANPAARLEGSSFAHLMGTDKYGRDVFSAMLFGARITLFVGVISVGIAILIGTPLGILAGIRGGWIEEVIMRTSDIALAFPALLLAIMFSAVFGASTLTAMVAIGIATIPGFARVARSGTLQVMSTEYILAARAASQSRFRIALRHVLPNIIGIVVVQSSVSFALAVLAEAGLSFLGLGTPPPTPSWGRMLQESQQFLGTEPMLAVWPGLAIAIAVMGFNLLGDGLRDRFDPKLNGSRS, from the coding sequence ATGAGCACCAGGCAGGTACCCATCCCTCCCGTCCAAGCCCCGCGCACCACCGCGATCTCGGCGCCCGGCGGAGCGACCACCAGCGGCCCCGTCGAAACCCAGTCGCCGGCACGCCGCAAGCTTTCAGCCACCCTCATCATCGGCATCATCCTCGTCGCGTTGGTCGCCGTCGCCGCCATCGTTTCGTTCGTGTGGACCCCGTATGATCCGGTGCAGGCCAACCCCGCCGCGCGCCTCGAAGGATCGAGCTTCGCGCACCTCATGGGCACCGATAAGTACGGCCGCGACGTGTTCTCGGCCATGCTGTTTGGCGCACGCATCACCCTGTTCGTGGGCGTCATCTCGGTGGGCATCGCGATTCTCATCGGCACCCCGCTCGGCATCCTCGCCGGCATTCGCGGCGGCTGGATCGAAGAGGTCATCATGCGCACCTCTGACATCGCGCTCGCGTTCCCCGCGCTGCTGCTGGCCATCATGTTCAGCGCTGTGTTTGGCGCCTCGACCCTCACCGCCATGGTCGCGATCGGCATCGCGACGATCCCGGGGTTTGCGCGCGTCGCGCGATCCGGAACCCTACAGGTGATGAGCACCGAGTACATTCTCGCGGCCCGCGCCGCCAGCCAGTCGCGGTTTCGCATCGCCCTGCGCCACGTGCTGCCCAACATCATCGGCATCGTCGTCGTGCAGTCATCGGTGTCGTTCGCGCTCGCGGTGCTCGCCGAAGCCGGCCTCAGCTTCTTGGGCCTCGGCACTCCCCCGCCCACCCCGTCATGGGGCCGCATGCTGCAAGAGTCGCAGCAATTTCTCGGCACCGAACCCATGCTGGCCGTGTGGCCGGGCCTCGCCATCGCCATCGCAGTGATGGGCTTCAACCTGCTGGGTGACGGTCTGCGCGACCGCTTCGACCCCAAACTGAACGGGAGCCGCAGCTAA
- a CDS encoding ABC transporter substrate-binding protein yields the protein MMRRKNPLLLTATIALTAALGLAGCSAGASSSGGDSGSDTPTTATIALTGPPTNLDFTTTAGSAIPQAMMSNVYEGLVQLNDAGEIVPSLATSWEISDDLKTYTFKLEEGVTFSNGAAFTAEDVKFSFDRVKSDWVSSLKAKMDVVESIEVISDTEVAVTLSAPSNSWLFSLATPVGAIFTPEGVADLANTPVGTGPYTVEKYTPNESIVLDTRDDYWGEAPGVEGVTLKYFADSTATTNALQTGDIDAIVNLQAPELVSAFEADDKFKVVDGTSSGEVSLSLNNQAAPFDDVRVRQAVLYALDKQAIIDTAWNGYGSAVATFATPTDPYYEDLNDVYPYDPAKAKALLKEAGQENLTVEYTVPTRPYAQAVSEIVVSQLKDVGITATIKSAEFPAVWIDEVFTKHDYQMTTVLAVEARDILTVFNDPNYYIGYDNSKIEPIAAKADAADEAGYIDGMKQVSRQIVDDAASGVLFLFPNIVVSKANLEGIPENAIIEALDLTDLRWD from the coding sequence ATGATGCGTCGCAAGAATCCACTCCTGCTTACTGCCACAATCGCGTTGACCGCAGCACTCGGCTTGGCCGGCTGCTCGGCGGGAGCCAGCAGCTCAGGCGGCGACTCCGGTTCCGACACGCCCACGACCGCAACGATCGCGCTCACGGGCCCGCCCACCAACCTCGACTTCACGACCACGGCTGGCTCGGCCATCCCCCAGGCCATGATGTCGAACGTCTACGAAGGTCTCGTGCAGCTCAACGACGCCGGCGAAATTGTGCCGTCGCTCGCCACCAGCTGGGAGATCAGCGATGATCTGAAGACCTACACGTTCAAGCTCGAGGAGGGCGTCACCTTCTCGAACGGTGCCGCGTTCACCGCAGAAGACGTGAAGTTCAGCTTCGACCGTGTCAAGAGCGACTGGGTATCAAGCCTCAAGGCCAAGATGGATGTCGTCGAGAGCATCGAGGTCATCTCAGACACCGAGGTCGCCGTGACGCTCAGCGCCCCGTCGAACTCGTGGCTCTTCAGCCTCGCCACGCCCGTGGGCGCGATCTTCACCCCCGAGGGCGTTGCCGATCTCGCCAACACCCCCGTGGGCACCGGCCCCTACACGGTCGAGAAGTACACCCCCAACGAGAGCATCGTGCTCGACACCCGCGACGATTACTGGGGCGAAGCACCCGGCGTCGAGGGCGTCACGCTGAAGTACTTCGCTGACTCCACCGCGACCACCAACGCGTTGCAGACCGGCGACATCGACGCGATCGTCAACCTGCAGGCCCCCGAGCTCGTCAGCGCGTTCGAAGCCGATGACAAGTTCAAGGTCGTCGACGGCACCTCGAGCGGCGAAGTTTCGCTCTCGCTCAACAACCAGGCCGCACCGTTTGACGATGTGCGCGTGCGCCAGGCAGTGCTGTACGCGCTCGACAAGCAGGCGATCATCGACACCGCGTGGAACGGTTACGGCTCAGCCGTCGCAACCTTCGCGACGCCGACCGACCCGTACTACGAGGATCTCAACGACGTCTACCCCTACGATCCCGCGAAGGCCAAGGCGCTCCTCAAGGAAGCCGGCCAAGAGAACCTCACCGTTGAGTACACGGTTCCCACGCGCCCGTACGCGCAGGCCGTGTCTGAGATCGTGGTGTCGCAGCTGAAGGATGTGGGCATCACCGCCACCATCAAGTCGGCCGAGTTCCCCGCCGTGTGGATCGACGAGGTCTTCACGAAGCACGATTACCAGATGACGACCGTGCTCGCCGTTGAAGCGCGTGACATCCTCACCGTGTTCAACGACCCGAACTACTACATCGGGTACGACAACTCGAAGATCGAGCCCATCGCGGCCAAGGCCGACGCGGCCGACGAGGCGGGCTACATCGACGGCATGAAGCAGGTGTCGCGCCAGATCGTCGACGACGCGGCCAGCGGCGTGCTGTTCCTGTTCCCCAACATCGTGGTCTCGAAGGCCAACCTCGAGGGCATCCCCGAGAACGCGATTATCGAGGCGCTTGACCTCACCGATCTGCGCTGGGATTAA
- a CDS encoding M23 family metallopeptidase, whose translation MAVVQQGNAPAAQALDLPTWDDVEAAKKNQAAADKKVTEIEGLIADGEKELDRRRNMHAGELAELKVAEEALAVASDKAHTLNTEAEASKIKAQEAADQASVIVAQMYRSGGVDRSMELFLDSDASTADALLERMASMSKATERNSKLSEEAEQTANTASSLSKQAEAAEAEREVLRQEQKVKEESAAAAVTQQGVLVAEQEAQQRDLEVKLEALKDKTSKTVDGYKERLRIEEEQRIAEAKRLAEEAAERQRLAEEAERERQAAEAAEQARLDELERRRIEDGLTATPAPEAPGEAPAPPAETPAAPAPSAPPPPNTSNGWTIPTSGYYVSEGYRSPGRWDHTGTDLATACGTPIVSAAEGTVALTYWEEGAGGNMVTVNHPNGWQTRYAHMIQWAAVAPGQPVGAGQVLGYVGSTGASTGCHLHFEMRPNQDNGWYGFVNPQDYIAL comes from the coding sequence ATGGCCGTAGTTCAGCAGGGTAATGCTCCCGCAGCACAGGCTCTTGACCTCCCCACGTGGGACGACGTTGAGGCAGCGAAGAAGAACCAGGCCGCTGCCGATAAAAAGGTCACCGAAATTGAAGGCTTGATCGCTGACGGCGAGAAAGAGCTCGACCGTCGCCGCAACATGCACGCGGGCGAGCTGGCCGAGCTCAAGGTTGCCGAAGAGGCGCTCGCCGTGGCCTCAGACAAGGCGCACACGCTCAACACCGAGGCAGAAGCCAGCAAGATCAAGGCGCAAGAAGCCGCCGATCAGGCCAGCGTTATCGTCGCGCAGATGTACCGCTCGGGCGGTGTCGACCGCAGCATGGAACTCTTCCTCGACTCTGATGCCAGCACGGCAGACGCGCTGCTTGAGCGCATGGCGTCGATGTCGAAGGCCACCGAACGCAACTCGAAGCTCTCAGAAGAAGCCGAACAGACCGCGAACACGGCGTCGTCGCTGAGTAAGCAGGCTGAAGCTGCTGAAGCCGAGCGCGAGGTACTACGCCAGGAACAGAAGGTCAAGGAAGAATCCGCGGCCGCGGCTGTCACCCAGCAGGGCGTACTAGTAGCTGAACAAGAGGCGCAGCAGCGCGACCTTGAGGTCAAGCTTGAGGCGTTGAAGGACAAAACGTCGAAGACCGTTGACGGTTACAAAGAGCGGCTGCGCATCGAAGAAGAACAGCGCATCGCTGAAGCGAAGCGCCTGGCCGAGGAAGCGGCCGAGCGCCAGCGCCTCGCAGAAGAGGCTGAGCGTGAGCGTCAGGCCGCCGAGGCTGCCGAGCAGGCACGCCTGGATGAACTGGAACGGCGCCGCATCGAAGACGGACTGACCGCAACTCCCGCGCCCGAAGCACCCGGTGAGGCCCCGGCCCCGCCCGCTGAGACTCCGGCCGCGCCCGCTCCGTCGGCACCGCCGCCCCCCAACACGTCAAACGGCTGGACAATTCCCACCTCGGGGTACTACGTCTCTGAGGGCTACCGCAGCCCGGGCCGCTGGGATCACACCGGTACAGACCTGGCGACCGCTTGCGGCACCCCGATCGTTTCGGCGGCCGAGGGCACCGTCGCGCTCACCTACTGGGAAGAGGGCGCCGGCGGCAACATGGTGACCGTCAACCACCCCAACGGTTGGCAGACCCGGTACGCGCACATGATTCAGTGGGCCGCTGTGGCCCCGGGCCAGCCCGTGGGCGCAGGTCAGGTGCTTGGCTACGTCGGATCAACCGGTGCGAGCACCGGTTGCCACCTGCACTTCGAGATGCGGCCCAACCAAGACAACGGTTGGTACGGGTTCGTGAACCCGCAGGATTACATCGCGCTGTAA
- the tilS gene encoding tRNA lysidine(34) synthetase TilS — MSQQRIFGRAVVATRVAARRVLREVAAQHRAARSAQINAAGQPAQTAQPGQSAPAAPPLVLVALSGGADSLALALAVAYEAPNCGVRAGAVVVDHGLQQGSAEVADAAAAQARAAGLDPVLVERVRVGQAPGGPEAQAREARYAAFAGAAELHGAAAILTAHTRGDQAEQVLLGLARGSGLRSLAGIPRQRALANGTQMRRPFLASDPAIDRETTEAACLDQAATFWRDPHNTDPRYARVRVRDRVLPVLETELGPGVAAALARTADLAREDADALDEIAEQLTRRVVTAGDSRDAQVAVAALAGEPAAIVHRVVRIMARDHFGAQLERGHTLAITELITAWRGQSTVYVPGIAVTRRANVLHFHAQIGSPRSISRE; from the coding sequence ATGTCCCAGCAGCGAATCTTTGGCCGAGCGGTCGTGGCCACGCGCGTGGCTGCGCGGCGCGTGTTGCGTGAGGTCGCCGCTCAGCATCGCGCAGCGCGGTCAGCTCAGATCAACGCGGCTGGTCAACCAGCTCAGACTGCTCAGCCGGGTCAGTCTGCACCGGCCGCGCCGCCGCTCGTGCTGGTCGCGCTGTCGGGCGGTGCCGATTCGCTCGCGCTCGCGCTTGCGGTGGCGTATGAAGCGCCGAATTGTGGGGTGCGGGCCGGAGCGGTGGTGGTCGACCACGGGCTGCAACAGGGCTCGGCCGAGGTGGCCGATGCTGCCGCGGCGCAGGCGCGGGCGGCGGGTCTTGATCCGGTGCTCGTGGAGCGAGTGCGCGTGGGCCAGGCACCCGGGGGCCCCGAGGCGCAGGCCCGCGAGGCGCGCTATGCGGCGTTCGCGGGGGCGGCCGAGCTGCATGGGGCGGCGGCCATTTTGACCGCCCACACCCGCGGAGACCAGGCCGAGCAGGTGCTCTTGGGGCTGGCGCGTGGCTCGGGGCTGCGCAGTTTGGCGGGGATTCCACGGCAGCGTGCGCTCGCGAACGGCACCCAGATGCGGCGTCCGTTCTTGGCGAGCGACCCCGCGATTGACCGCGAAACCACCGAAGCCGCGTGCCTCGATCAGGCCGCCACGTTTTGGCGAGACCCGCACAACACCGATCCGCGATACGCGCGGGTGCGGGTGCGCGATCGCGTGCTGCCGGTGCTCGAGACCGAGCTGGGGCCGGGGGTGGCCGCGGCGCTCGCCCGCACCGCCGACCTTGCGCGCGAGGATGCCGACGCCCTTGACGAGATTGCCGAGCAGCTCACGCGCCGCGTGGTGACCGCAGGGGACTCCCGGGATGCGCAGGTGGCCGTCGCCGCGCTCGCGGGGGAGCCCGCAGCGATTGTGCACCGCGTAGTGCGCATCATGGCGCGCGATCATTTTGGTGCCCAGCTCGAGCGCGGTCACACCCTCGCGATCACTGAGCTGATCACTGCTTGGCGGGGCCAATCGACCGTGTATGTGCCGGGGATCGCGGTCACCAGGCGGGCAAACGTGCTGCATTTTCACGCCCAGATCGGGTCTCCCCGGTCGATTTCTCGGGAGTAG
- a CDS encoding MFS transporter, translating to MLRATPAHHAQARRSGARLSPLNVPPFAPPAVPQVGLARPRIRMALTALTLFALLVSANLSTPLFPLLEQKLGISSLGTAIAFSSYVLALIAGLVVFRRVADRVNRRTVLLASVGAAALATAGLALAPSLGWFCVARAVQGVAIACATGTGSGALRALSPQRPALVGRLTLLATSGGVAAGPILGGALSLGAWPLVTPYLVAATLLLALIPAIVLLAPHQECFPAYASSPIALADAPYPAAEVTDPQLHHRAVGAFRIAAATGFLSFTVFGFCLSLAPAYFAAIAGTDSRLAIGLLAAVTLGASALTQLVPLRGNWRIPVGLAALAVALLGIAAAGLLGSVWLLIAASVCAGIGQGIAFQAAFTAATAAVSPARHASTVSAIYTVTYLGSALPVLGLGLMAEQLGLSASVTVFAVATALACAVLAALARSSRAGA from the coding sequence ATGCTGCGCGCCACCCCCGCACACCATGCACAAGCTCGGCGATCCGGCGCCCGGTTATCGCCCCTGAACGTACCCCCGTTCGCACCCCCAGCAGTACCGCAGGTTGGTCTGGCCAGACCCCGCATTCGCATGGCGCTCACCGCACTCACCCTCTTCGCGCTGCTCGTGAGCGCGAATCTCAGCACTCCCCTGTTTCCGTTGCTCGAGCAGAAGCTCGGCATCAGCTCACTGGGCACCGCCATCGCGTTCTCGAGCTACGTGCTCGCGTTGATCGCCGGGCTCGTCGTGTTTCGCCGCGTGGCCGATCGCGTGAATCGCCGCACGGTGCTGCTCGCGAGCGTGGGCGCCGCGGCGCTCGCCACCGCGGGCCTCGCCCTCGCGCCCTCGCTGGGCTGGTTCTGCGTGGCGCGTGCGGTGCAGGGCGTTGCGATCGCGTGTGCCACCGGCACCGGATCGGGTGCCCTGCGCGCCCTATCCCCGCAGCGCCCCGCCCTCGTTGGCCGACTTACGCTGCTGGCGACGTCGGGCGGTGTCGCCGCGGGCCCCATTCTCGGCGGCGCCCTGTCGCTTGGGGCGTGGCCCCTCGTCACCCCGTACCTGGTGGCGGCCACGCTGCTGCTGGCCCTCATCCCCGCGATCGTGTTGCTCGCCCCGCACCAGGAGTGCTTTCCCGCCTATGCGTCGTCACCCATTGCGCTCGCCGACGCCCCGTACCCGGCCGCCGAAGTCACCGACCCGCAGCTGCATCACCGCGCGGTGGGGGCGTTTCGGATCGCCGCGGCCACCGGCTTCTTGAGCTTCACCGTGTTTGGGTTCTGCCTCTCACTCGCTCCCGCATACTTCGCCGCCATTGCCGGCACTGACTCGCGCCTGGCTATCGGGCTGCTCGCCGCGGTGACGCTCGGTGCCTCGGCGCTCACCCAGTTGGTACCGCTGCGGGGAAACTGGCGTATTCCGGTGGGGCTGGCCGCGCTCGCGGTGGCGCTGCTGGGCATCGCGGCCGCCGGTCTCCTCGGAAGCGTGTGGCTGCTCATTGCGGCGAGCGTGTGCGCCGGCATCGGCCAGGGCATCGCCTTTCAGGCGGCGTTCACCGCGGCCACGGCGGCGGTCTCCCCCGCACGCCATGCCTCAACGGTGAGCGCCATCTATACGGTGACCTACCTGGGCAGCGCGCTGCCCGTGCTGGGGCTCGGGCTCATGGCCGAACAGTTGGGGCTGAGCGCGTCTGTGACCGTGTTCGCGGTGGCCACGGCGCTCGCCTGCGCGGTGCTCGCGGCACTGGCGCGCAGTTCGCGAGCTGGCGCGTAG
- the ppa gene encoding inorganic diphosphatase, with the protein MTAAFDAVIEIPKGSRNKYEIDHETGRVYLDRVLFTGFVYPADYGFFEETLGEDGDPLDVLVLLDYPVYPGVGIKVRPVGVLRMSDEAGGDDKVVAVQVKDPRWSHIQDVEDIPEYTRKEIEHFFERYKDLEPGKWVKVDAWGNAADAERLIVEAQERLASQS; encoded by the coding sequence GTGACCGCAGCGTTCGACGCCGTCATCGAAATCCCCAAGGGGAGCCGCAACAAGTACGAGATCGACCACGAGACGGGGCGCGTCTACCTTGACCGCGTACTGTTCACCGGTTTTGTGTATCCCGCCGATTACGGCTTCTTTGAGGAGACCCTCGGCGAAGACGGCGATCCGCTCGACGTGCTCGTACTGCTCGACTACCCGGTCTACCCCGGCGTGGGCATCAAGGTACGCCCCGTGGGCGTACTACGCATGAGCGACGAGGCCGGCGGAGACGACAAGGTCGTTGCCGTGCAGGTGAAGGATCCCCGCTGGAGCCACATTCAGGATGTCGAAGATATCCCTGAGTACACCCGCAAGGAGATCGAGCACTTCTTCGAGCGTTACAAGGATCTTGAGCCCGGCAAGTGGGTCAAGGTTGATGCGTGGGGCAACGCGGCTGATGCCGAGCGCCTCATCGTTGAAGCTCAGGAGCGCCTGGCCTCACAGTCCTAA
- a CDS encoding Lrp/AsnC family transcriptional regulator, with product MNDLDATDRRILAALDEDGRMPTAMIAMRLGLARGTVQTRLEKLRESGMLRAHSSRVTPAALGRPVAASVQVELDQHQISEAIAALASIPEVLECFAPAGNTDLLLRVVAKDPDDLYRVSEEIRLCPGINRTSTSLFLREVIPYRVTGLLNEA from the coding sequence ATGAATGATCTTGACGCAACTGATCGCCGCATTCTTGCTGCGCTCGACGAAGACGGCCGCATGCCCACCGCGATGATCGCGATGCGGCTCGGCCTCGCCCGCGGCACCGTGCAGACGCGGCTCGAGAAGCTTCGCGAATCGGGCATGCTGCGTGCGCACTCTTCTCGCGTCACCCCCGCAGCGCTTGGCCGGCCCGTCGCCGCGAGTGTGCAGGTCGAGCTCGACCAGCACCAAATCAGCGAGGCGATTGCGGCGCTGGCGAGTATTCCCGAGGTGCTTGAATGTTTTGCGCCAGCTGGCAACACCGATTTGCTTTTGCGTGTGGTGGCTAAGGATCCAGATGACCTCTACCGTGTGAGCGAAGAGATTCGCCTGTGCCCTGGCATCAATCGCACCTCGACCAGCCTGTTTCTTCGCGAGGTGATTCCTTATCGAGTCACCGGGCTATTGAATGAAGCGTGA